A genome region from Tolypothrix sp. PCC 7712 includes the following:
- a CDS encoding precorrin-8X methylmutase has protein sequence MEWHVTDAQSLAIIDSEIGDHVFSPAEYEIIRRVIYATADFEYKSLIWFSEHALQSGAAALAARTTIVVDVPLVQVGISYDIQNTFANPVYCSFETATRPQTEKTRVAWGIETLARRYPEGIFIVGQSQTALTALMDLIETEEIRPALVIATPVRFLNVDAAKERLQEALVPHITIEGRKGNAVVAAAIVDGLVDLAWQAYGQDGNRGRGKGNG, from the coding sequence ATGGAATGGCACGTAACTGATGCTCAAAGTTTGGCAATAATTGATAGTGAAATTGGCGATCATGTCTTTTCACCAGCGGAATATGAGATTATTCGGCGAGTTATTTACGCGACAGCCGACTTTGAGTATAAGTCTTTAATTTGGTTTTCTGAACATGCTTTGCAATCTGGCGCAGCAGCTTTAGCAGCACGTACCACGATTGTGGTAGATGTACCTTTGGTACAAGTAGGTATTAGCTACGATATCCAAAATACCTTTGCTAATCCGGTATATTGTAGTTTTGAAACAGCCACACGCCCGCAAACAGAAAAGACTCGGGTAGCTTGGGGAATAGAAACCCTAGCAAGGCGCTATCCAGAAGGTATTTTTATAGTTGGTCAATCGCAAACAGCACTAACAGCACTGATGGATCTAATCGAGACTGAGGAAATTCGCCCTGCTTTGGTAATTGCAACACCAGTGAGATTTTTGAATGTAGATGCGGCTAAAGAACGCTTACAAGAGGCTTTAGTTCCCCACATTACAATCGAAGGGCGCAAAGGTAATGCAGTGGTAGCAGCTGCGATTGTCGATGGCTTGGTAGACTTAGCTTGGCAAGCTTACGGGCAAGATGGGAATAGGGGAAGGGGAAAGGGTAATGGGTAA
- a CDS encoding TPM domain-containing protein, with the protein MQSCFWRRFLLSIAAFFLAGSIWVMHSPPALAYDNPDLLPKEATPVVDLAKSLTDVQEEKLVHDLEQFETDTGWKLRVLTQYDRTPGRAVINFWGLDDKSILLVADARGGNILSFSVGDAVYELLPRTFWIELQTRFGNLYFVREQGEDQAILQALDSVKGCLLQGGCKVVPGLPREQWILTLITSVIGGVVCGFAAQPQREGQIFAWQWALIFSPLWGILFIAFGIGPVVTRTSDWLPLFRNIAGFLIGALVAYLSPIFNRSSSNAES; encoded by the coding sequence ATGCAGTCTTGTTTTTGGCGACGATTTCTATTATCTATTGCTGCATTTTTCTTGGCTGGGTCAATTTGGGTGATGCATTCTCCCCCAGCGCTGGCTTATGACAATCCGGATCTGCTTCCTAAGGAAGCAACCCCAGTTGTAGACTTAGCCAAATCGCTTACGGATGTACAAGAAGAAAAGCTTGTTCACGATTTAGAGCAGTTTGAAACTGATACTGGTTGGAAACTGCGAGTATTGACTCAATATGACCGTACACCAGGCCGAGCAGTAATCAATTTTTGGGGTTTGGATGATAAAAGCATTCTGCTAGTTGCTGATGCTCGTGGTGGTAATATCCTCAGCTTTAGCGTTGGCGATGCAGTTTATGAGCTTTTACCCCGAACTTTTTGGATAGAACTACAAACACGCTTTGGCAATTTGTACTTTGTACGAGAACAAGGTGAAGACCAAGCTATTCTGCAGGCTTTAGATTCCGTTAAGGGTTGTTTACTTCAAGGTGGGTGCAAAGTTGTTCCCGGATTACCCCGGGAACAGTGGATTCTCACTTTGATTACCTCAGTTATCGGTGGAGTGGTTTGTGGATTTGCTGCTCAACCTCAGCGTGAGGGACAAATTTTTGCTTGGCAATGGGCTTTAATTTTCTCGCCTTTGTGGGGAATTTTGTTTATTGCCTTCGGGATTGGGCCTGTAGTGACACGTACTAGCGACTGGTTACCGCTATTTCGTAATATTGCTGGATTTTTGATTGGCGCTTTGGTTGCCTATCTATCTCCAATTTTCAATCGTTCTTCTTCTAATGCTGAATCTTAA